One region of Pseudomonas sp. ABC1 genomic DNA includes:
- a CDS encoding OmpP1/FadL family transporter translates to MKTIGLKTALAMTVGALTGQALAAGYALNEQSISGMGTSYAGRSSAADDASTLFGNPAGMARLKREEASFGIAALHAKTDISDTSSPSYVSGSNDGDMVPFTAVPMGYYVKPLDEKWAIGVGVYVPFGMITDYESGFEGRYFGNYSEVRVITLQPTVSYRFNEQLSIGFGPTINRIDGQLESASLSRFTPGSNDGQVKVKGNDTALGFNLGVLYEFTPHTRAGLTYHSKVEYRLKGDTRLSGPAFDQLASAGIPAPGKYKASLDLDSPESLDFSITHELNDQWTLYAGATWTRWSRFEALVIENKGIPAQLQPTLAPIVEEQHWHDTWAYALGAAYKLSPQWTLRSGLAFDQSPTNNVDRSPRVPSGDRTAVSLGLAWNPSDDVTLDFAYSYLWEEDIKVNRSRNNASQTYSAKYENSAHGFGAGLTYRF, encoded by the coding sequence ATGAAAACAATAGGGTTGAAAACCGCACTGGCCATGACCGTCGGTGCACTCACTGGCCAGGCCCTTGCGGCAGGTTACGCGCTCAACGAACAAAGCATCAGCGGCATGGGCACCTCCTACGCCGGCCGCTCGTCGGCGGCGGACGACGCCTCGACCCTGTTCGGCAACCCCGCCGGCATGGCCCGCCTGAAACGTGAAGAAGCCAGCTTCGGCATCGCCGCCCTCCACGCCAAGACGGACATCAGCGACACCAGCAGCCCGTCCTATGTCAGCGGCAGCAACGACGGCGACATGGTGCCATTCACTGCCGTCCCCATGGGTTACTACGTCAAGCCACTGGACGAAAAATGGGCGATCGGTGTCGGCGTCTACGTCCCCTTCGGCATGATCACCGACTATGAGAGCGGATTCGAAGGCCGCTACTTCGGTAACTACAGCGAAGTACGGGTCATCACCCTGCAACCCACCGTCAGTTATCGCTTCAACGAGCAGTTGTCGATCGGCTTCGGACCGACCATCAACCGTATCGACGGCCAGTTGGAAAGCGCTTCCCTGAGCCGCTTCACTCCCGGCAGCAACGACGGACAAGTGAAGGTCAAAGGCAACGACACGGCACTCGGTTTCAATCTGGGCGTTCTTTATGAATTCACACCGCACACCCGTGCAGGCCTGACCTACCACTCCAAAGTCGAGTACCGGCTCAAGGGCGACACCCGCCTGTCAGGCCCGGCGTTCGATCAACTGGCCTCGGCCGGCATACCCGCCCCAGGCAAGTACAAGGCCTCACTCGACCTCGACAGCCCCGAGTCGCTCGACTTCTCCATCACCCACGAGCTGAACGACCAGTGGACCCTCTACGCCGGTGCCACCTGGACGCGCTGGAGCCGCTTCGAAGCATTGGTCATCGAGAACAAGGGCATACCCGCCCAGTTGCAACCGACCCTCGCCCCCATCGTCGAAGAACAGCACTGGCATGACACCTGGGCCTATGCCCTCGGCGCCGCCTACAAGCTCAGCCCGCAATGGACACTGCGCAGCGGCCTGGCCTTCGACCAGAGCCCGACCAACAACGTCGACCGCTCGCCACGGGTTCCTTCCGGCGACCGTACCGCCGTAAGCCTGGGCCTGGCCTGGAACCCCAGCGACGACGTGACCCTGGACTTCGCTTACAGCTACCTGTGGGAAGAAGACATCAAGGTCAATCGCAGCCGTAACAACGCCTCCCAAACTTATTCAGCCAAGTACGAGAACAGCGCACACGGCTTCGGCGCGGGACTGACCTACCGCTTCTGA
- a CDS encoding PA4642 family protein, translating into MRKDKKQVIGDEISDEWVKLFLEPEPADDTPPSLHKLIKAYRGLRVNDFERFVAFFVEAGHDLGARDAEGNDFVALVADQPLAQPYIEVIEAARA; encoded by the coding sequence ATGCGCAAAGACAAGAAACAGGTGATCGGTGATGAAATCTCGGACGAGTGGGTCAAGCTTTTCCTGGAACCCGAGCCTGCCGATGACACGCCGCCTTCTCTGCACAAGTTGATCAAGGCCTACCGTGGACTGCGAGTGAACGACTTCGAGCGCTTCGTCGCGTTCTTCGTCGAAGCGGGTCATGACCTCGGCGCACGGGATGCCGAAGGCAATGATTTCGTCGCCCTGGTGGCCGATCAGCCACTGGCACAGCCGTATATCGAAGTGATCGAGGCGGCTCGCGCCTGA
- the mqo gene encoding malate dehydrogenase (quinone): MTQHESEAVDVVLVGAGIMSATLAVLLKELNPDVRLEIVELREAGASESSNPWNNAGTGHAGLCELNYTPQGKDGSIDIKKAVHINTQFEVSKQFWSYLTTQSGFGSPRSFINPVPHLSFVRGSKDIGFLKKRFDALTQHHAFADMVYSEERQTLAEWMPLVLPGRAEDEPIAATRALNGTDVNFGALTLQLLDYLSKRDGVRISYSHKVTGLERKADGWQVEARDARSGAVRRLNAGFVFLGAGGAALQLLQLSGIEEGKGYGGFPVSGQWLRCDNPDVVSQHQAKVYSQAAVGAPPMSVPHLDTRVVDGKKSLLFGPYAGFTTKFLKQGSILDLPLSIRPGNIGPMLAVARDNMDLTRYLIKEVRQTMAERLESLRAFYPEAKDEDWRLEIAGQRVQIIKKDEKKGGVLQFGTELVAAGDGSIAALLGASPGASVTVSIMLDLIERCFPEQARSEAWSAKLAEIFPAREAALRDSADVYREVSAQSNQRLELV; encoded by the coding sequence ATGACGCAACACGAAAGCGAAGCAGTGGATGTGGTGTTGGTTGGGGCCGGCATCATGAGCGCAACCCTGGCTGTGCTGCTCAAGGAACTGAACCCCGACGTCCGGCTGGAAATCGTCGAGTTGCGGGAGGCTGGCGCATCCGAAAGCTCCAACCCCTGGAACAATGCCGGTACCGGCCACGCCGGTCTCTGCGAGCTGAACTACACGCCCCAGGGCAAGGACGGCTCGATCGACATCAAGAAAGCGGTGCACATCAACACCCAGTTCGAAGTGTCCAAGCAGTTCTGGTCCTACCTGACCACCCAGTCGGGTTTCGGCTCTCCACGTTCGTTCATCAATCCTGTGCCGCACCTGAGCTTCGTGCGTGGCAGCAAAGACATCGGTTTCCTGAAGAAGCGCTTCGACGCGCTGACCCAGCACCATGCCTTCGCCGACATGGTCTATTCGGAAGAGCGTCAGACCCTGGCCGAATGGATGCCGCTGGTGCTGCCGGGCCGTGCCGAGGATGAGCCGATCGCCGCCACCCGTGCCCTGAACGGTACCGACGTCAACTTCGGCGCACTGACCCTGCAATTGCTCGACTATCTGTCGAAGCGCGACGGTGTGCGTATCTCCTATAGCCACAAGGTGACAGGCCTCGAGCGCAAGGCCGATGGCTGGCAGGTCGAGGCGCGTGATGCCCGCAGTGGCGCCGTACGCCGACTGAATGCCGGTTTCGTGTTCCTGGGTGCGGGTGGTGCCGCGCTGCAACTGCTGCAACTCTCCGGTATCGAGGAAGGCAAGGGCTACGGCGGCTTCCCGGTGAGCGGCCAGTGGCTGCGTTGCGACAACCCCGACGTGGTCAGCCAGCATCAGGCCAAGGTCTACAGCCAGGCCGCCGTCGGTGCGCCGCCGATGTCCGTGCCGCACCTCGACACCCGCGTCGTCGACGGCAAGAAGTCCCTGCTGTTCGGGCCTTACGCCGGCTTCACCACCAAGTTCCTCAAACAAGGTTCGATCCTCGACCTGCCGCTGTCCATCCGTCCGGGCAATATCGGACCCATGCTGGCCGTCGCGCGCGACAACATGGACCTGACCCGCTACCTGATCAAGGAAGTGCGCCAGACCATGGCCGAGCGCCTGGAGTCGCTGCGCGCCTTCTATCCTGAGGCGAAGGATGAGGACTGGCGCCTGGAGATCGCAGGCCAGCGCGTGCAGATCATCAAGAAGGACGAGAAGAAAGGTGGTGTGCTGCAGTTCGGTACCGAACTGGTCGCCGCCGGCGATGGCAGCATCGCTGCCCTGCTGGGGGCTTCGCCGGGTGCATCGGTCACCGTATCGATCATGCTCGATCTGATCGAGCGCTGCTTCCCCGAGCAGGCACGCAGCGAGGCCTGGTCGGCCAAGCTGGCCGAGATCTTCCCGGCGCGTGAGGCGGCTCTGCGTGACAGCGCCGATGTCTATCGCGAAGTCAGTGCGCAGTCCAACCAGCGTCTGGAGCTCGTCTGA
- the dauA gene encoding C4-dicarboxylic acid transporter DauA, translated as MKLPPLFAAWRQTLSMGYNAQSLRGDISAGLTVGIIAIPLAMALAIAVGVPPQHGLYTILVAAPLIAFTGGSRFNVSGPTAAFVVILLPITQQYGLGGLLLCTMMAGMILILLGLLRAGRLIGFIPYPVTLGFTAGIGIVIATLQIKDALGLQLDGQPQNYVESISMLASALPTAHLGDALVAIACLAILIVWPRWVPKVPGHLVALAAGALLGWLLESNGLEVATLGERFSYDVDGVSHPGIPPFLPDFVWPWQLPGADGQPLQLSYELLHQLMGPAFAIAMLGAIESLLCAVVADGMTGGSHDPNAELLGQGLGNLVAPLFGGITATAAIARSAANVRAGAFSPLAAIIHAGVVLLAMLWLAPLFSYLPMAALAALLLMVAWNMSEAPHVLRTLRIAPRNDVLVLLTCLSLTVLFDMVLAVGVGLLLAAGLFIKRMSDLTGTSGLSRIQARQMQALPEHVAAYAIRGPLFFGAAEKALGVLRRFNPDVKVVIVDMSAVPMLDMTALAAFESVLHDYQRQGVALILSGCNAQIRLKLRHALGQGHRPHHARDLNQARSKAMGLLEHA; from the coding sequence ATGAAGTTGCCGCCTCTGTTCGCCGCATGGCGCCAGACCCTGAGCATGGGCTACAACGCCCAGTCACTACGCGGCGACATCAGCGCCGGTCTGACGGTCGGCATCATCGCCATCCCCCTGGCCATGGCGCTGGCCATCGCGGTCGGCGTCCCGCCGCAGCACGGCCTCTATACGATCCTGGTCGCAGCGCCTCTCATCGCCTTCACTGGCGGATCGCGCTTCAACGTCTCCGGGCCGACCGCCGCGTTCGTCGTCATCCTGCTGCCCATCACCCAGCAATACGGCCTTGGCGGCCTGCTGCTGTGCACCATGATGGCCGGCATGATCCTGATCCTGCTCGGCCTGCTGCGGGCCGGGCGGTTGATCGGTTTCATCCCCTACCCGGTCACGCTGGGCTTCACTGCCGGGATCGGTATCGTCATCGCCACCCTGCAGATCAAGGACGCCCTCGGCCTGCAACTGGACGGGCAGCCGCAGAACTATGTGGAAAGCATCTCCATGCTGGCCAGTGCCCTGCCCACCGCCCACCTGGGCGATGCCCTGGTCGCCATCGCCTGCCTGGCGATCCTGATCGTCTGGCCTCGCTGGGTACCGAAGGTGCCCGGCCATCTGGTAGCCCTGGCAGCGGGCGCGCTGCTCGGCTGGCTGCTGGAAAGCAATGGACTGGAAGTGGCAACCCTTGGCGAGCGTTTCAGCTACGACGTCGATGGCGTTTCCCATCCCGGCATTCCACCCTTCCTGCCGGACTTCGTCTGGCCCTGGCAGTTGCCCGGTGCCGACGGCCAGCCATTGCAACTGTCCTATGAACTGCTGCATCAACTGATGGGCCCGGCCTTCGCCATCGCCATGCTCGGCGCCATCGAATCACTGTTGTGCGCGGTGGTCGCCGACGGCATGACCGGTGGCAGCCACGACCCCAACGCCGAGCTGCTCGGCCAGGGACTCGGCAACCTGGTGGCGCCTCTGTTCGGCGGCATCACCGCCACTGCAGCCATCGCCCGTAGCGCTGCCAACGTGCGCGCAGGGGCCTTTTCACCGCTGGCGGCGATCATCCATGCCGGGGTGGTGTTGCTGGCCATGCTCTGGCTAGCGCCGTTGTTCAGCTACCTGCCGATGGCGGCACTGGCGGCGCTGTTGCTGATGGTTGCCTGGAACATGAGCGAAGCGCCGCATGTGCTGCGCACACTGCGCATCGCGCCGCGCAACGATGTGCTGGTGCTGCTGACCTGCCTGTCGCTGACCGTATTGTTCGACATGGTATTGGCGGTGGGCGTCGGCCTGTTGCTGGCGGCGGGGCTGTTCATCAAGCGCATGAGCGACCTGACCGGCACCTCGGGCCTGTCACGCATCCAGGCCCGGCAGATGCAGGCGCTGCCGGAGCACGTCGCCGCCTATGCGATACGCGGCCCGCTGTTCTTCGGCGCTGCGGAAAAGGCACTGGGCGTGCTGCGCCGTTTCAATCCGGACGTGAAGGTGGTGATCGTCGACATGAGCGCGGTGCCGATGCTGGACATGACCGCCCTGGCGGCCTTCGAGAGCGTCCTGCATGACTACCAGCGCCAAGGGGTTGCGCTGATCCTGTCGGGCTGCAATGCCCAGATACGCCTGAAACTGCGCCATGCCCTCGGGCAAGGCCATCGCCCGCACCATGCACGGGACCTCAATCAGGCGCGCAGCAAGGCCATGGGGCTGCTCGAACATGCGTGA
- a CDS encoding YajG family lipoprotein has product MLQRLVSGFIAASVLVLAGCAHSPQQLDPQPKLNESIAALGRGQPVVVRVVDGRASQSLGTRGGLYPETSSIIVPSAKVLPRLQTQVEAAVRLLGFTPTPNAYNAPQLTLTLAELKYQSPKEGLYVTEADISATYRVEVQNAGRSYSGRYGASLNQRFGMAPNEQTNTKLISEVMSDALTRVFRDQRIGQTLAQ; this is encoded by the coding sequence ATGCTTCAGCGTCTTGTGTCGGGTTTCATTGCCGCATCCGTTCTGGTGCTTGCTGGTTGCGCCCATAGCCCGCAGCAACTGGATCCTCAGCCAAAGCTCAACGAAAGCATTGCGGCACTCGGTCGTGGCCAGCCGGTGGTCGTGCGGGTCGTCGATGGTCGTGCGTCGCAGTCCCTCGGCACCCGTGGCGGGCTCTATCCGGAAACCAGCTCCATCATCGTGCCCAGTGCGAAGGTCCTGCCCAGGCTGCAGACCCAGGTCGAGGCCGCCGTGCGTCTGCTGGGTTTCACCCCTACGCCGAACGCCTATAACGCGCCGCAGTTGACCCTGACCCTGGCCGAACTGAAGTACCAGTCGCCGAAGGAAGGGCTGTATGTGACCGAGGCCGATATCAGCGCGACCTACCGCGTCGAAGTGCAGAATGCCGGACGCAGCTACAGTGGCCGTTATGGCGCGTCCCTCAATCAGCGCTTCGGCATGGCGCCCAACGAGCAGACCAACACCAAGCTGATCAGTGAAGTGATGAGCGATGCGTTGACCCGGGTCTTCCGTGACCAGCGCATAGGCCAGACCCTGGCCCAGTGA
- a CDS encoding YcgN family cysteine cluster protein — protein MAAKVEPFWIRKTLSQLDRDEWESLCDGCGLCCLQKLEDEEDGAVYYTRVACKLLDLQTCQCSDYPARRASVPDCIQLTAADAVDFKWLPPTCGYRLVAEGKDLPLWHHLVCGDRQAVHDERISQAGRMIAEDSVDEDDWEQYLIFRAG, from the coding sequence ATGGCTGCCAAAGTCGAACCCTTCTGGATACGCAAGACGCTCTCCCAGCTCGATCGTGACGAGTGGGAGTCGCTGTGCGATGGCTGCGGCCTGTGCTGCCTGCAGAAACTGGAAGACGAGGAAGATGGCGCCGTCTACTACACCCGCGTGGCCTGCAAGCTGCTGGACCTGCAGACCTGCCAGTGCAGTGACTATCCCGCCCGACGCGCGAGCGTGCCTGATTGCATCCAGCTGACCGCCGCCGATGCGGTGGATTTCAAATGGTTGCCGCCAACCTGCGGTTATCGGCTGGTGGCCGAAGGCAAGGACCTGCCGCTATGGCATCACCTGGTCTGCGGTGACCGGCAGGCGGTACATGACGAGCGCATTTCCCAGGCGGGTCGCATGATTGCCGAAGACAGTGTGGATGAGGATGATTGGGAGCAATACCTGATTTTCCGTGCTGGTTGA
- a CDS encoding YcgL domain-containing protein, producing MKRICSIYKSRRKNEMYLYVLKQDALARVPEALLAAFGAPIHAFDMVLSPERQLAREDIAQVLANLDQQGYHLQMPPPEDDYIQHLPEELLTRNDPV from the coding sequence ATGAAACGTATCTGCTCGATCTACAAGAGTCGGCGCAAGAACGAGATGTACCTGTATGTATTGAAGCAGGATGCCCTGGCACGTGTGCCTGAGGCCTTGCTGGCGGCGTTCGGCGCGCCCATCCATGCGTTCGATATGGTCCTGAGCCCCGAGCGCCAACTGGCCCGGGAAGATATCGCTCAGGTGCTGGCCAACCTCGACCAGCAGGGCTATCACCTGCAGATGCCGCCGCCCGAGGACGACTATATCCAGCACCTGCCGGAAGAGCTGCTGACGCGCAACGACCCGGTCTGA
- the alaS gene encoding alanine--tRNA ligase, whose translation MKSAEIREAFLRFFEAKGHTRVASSSLIPANDPTLLFTNAGMNQFKDCFLGLEKRAYTRATTSQKCVRAGGKHNDLENVGYTARHHTFFEMLGNFSFGDYFKRDAITFAWEFLTSEQWLNLPQEKLWVTVYASDDEAYDIWNKDVGVPAERLIRIGDNKGAPYASDNFWAMGDTGPCGPCTEIFFDHGAHIWGGPPGSPEEDGDRYIEIWNNVFMQFNRTADGVLHPLPAPSVDTGMGLERISAVLQHVNSNYEIDLFQSLLNAAADAIGCANEGQASLKVVADHIRSCGFLIADGVTPSNEGRGYVLRRIIRRASRHGNKLGAKGTFFHRIVAALVAEMGDAFPELKQQQAHIERVLKNEEEQFAKTLEQGLKILEQDLAGLQGKVIPGDVVFKLYDTYGFPVDLTGDIARERGLSLDEDGFEREMQAQRERARSASAFGMDYNSLVKVEGETRFTGYAVTRDQGRVLALFRDGVAVERLQAGEAGVVVLDRTPFYAESGGQVGDSGYLQVGDARFDVQDTNKAGAAFLHHGVLAAGSLAVGEQVDAVVDASVRQATALNHSATHLLHAALREILGEHVSQKGSLVDSQRLRFDFSHFEAITPAQLKALEDRVNAEIRRNTPVETEETDIETAKRKGAMALFGEKYGDRVRVLTMGAGFSVELCGGTHAARTGDIGVFKITSEGGVAAGVRRLEAVTGAGALAYLNGAEEQLKDAATLVKGSRDNLLEKLGGLLERNRQLEKELEQLKAKATSATGDDLVGSAVDVKGVKVLAARLDGLDGKALLALVDQLKNKLGSALILLGSELDGKVVLVAGVTQDLTAKLKAGDLMKQAAAGVGGKGGGRPDMAQGGGTEPSRLDETLAQAVAFVEQRV comes from the coding sequence ATGAAAAGCGCTGAAATCCGTGAAGCCTTCCTCCGCTTCTTCGAAGCGAAGGGGCATACCCGCGTCGCCTCCAGTTCGCTGATCCCGGCGAACGATCCGACCCTGCTGTTCACCAACGCAGGGATGAACCAGTTCAAGGACTGCTTCCTCGGCCTGGAAAAGCGCGCCTATACCCGTGCCACCACCAGCCAGAAGTGCGTGCGTGCCGGCGGCAAGCACAACGACCTGGAGAACGTCGGCTACACCGCGCGCCACCATACCTTCTTCGAGATGCTCGGTAACTTCAGCTTCGGCGACTACTTCAAGCGCGATGCCATCACTTTCGCCTGGGAGTTCCTGACCAGCGAGCAGTGGCTGAACCTGCCGCAGGAAAAACTCTGGGTCACCGTCTACGCCAGCGATGACGAGGCCTACGACATCTGGAACAAGGACGTCGGCGTGCCGGCCGAGCGACTGATCCGCATCGGTGACAACAAAGGTGCGCCGTACGCATCGGACAACTTCTGGGCCATGGGCGATACCGGCCCTTGCGGTCCCTGCACGGAAATCTTCTTCGACCACGGCGCGCATATCTGGGGAGGCCCGCCCGGCTCGCCGGAGGAAGACGGCGATCGCTACATCGAGATCTGGAACAACGTCTTCATGCAGTTCAACCGTACTGCTGACGGCGTGCTGCACCCGCTGCCGGCGCCGAGCGTGGACACCGGCATGGGGTTGGAGCGCATCAGCGCGGTGTTGCAGCACGTCAACTCGAACTACGAGATCGACCTGTTCCAGAGCCTGCTGAATGCCGCCGCCGATGCCATCGGTTGCGCCAACGAAGGCCAGGCTTCGCTGAAGGTGGTGGCCGACCATATCCGTTCCTGCGGCTTCCTGATCGCCGATGGCGTCACGCCGTCCAACGAAGGGCGTGGCTATGTGCTGCGGCGCATCATTCGCCGGGCCAGCCGGCACGGTAACAAGCTGGGCGCCAAGGGCACTTTCTTCCATCGTATCGTCGCCGCGCTGGTGGCCGAGATGGGCGATGCCTTTCCCGAACTCAAGCAACAGCAGGCGCATATCGAGCGCGTGTTGAAGAACGAGGAAGAGCAGTTCGCCAAGACCCTGGAGCAAGGGCTGAAAATCCTCGAACAGGATCTGGCCGGCCTGCAAGGCAAGGTGATTCCTGGTGACGTAGTGTTCAAGCTCTATGACACCTACGGCTTCCCGGTCGACCTGACCGGCGATATTGCCCGCGAGCGCGGCCTGAGCCTCGACGAGGACGGCTTCGAACGCGAGATGCAGGCCCAGCGCGAGCGTGCTCGTTCGGCCAGCGCCTTTGGTATGGACTACAACAGCCTGGTCAAGGTCGAGGGCGAAACCCGCTTTACCGGTTATGCCGTGACCCGCGACCAGGGCCGTGTGCTGGCGCTGTTCCGCGACGGCGTGGCGGTCGAACGCCTGCAGGCTGGCGAGGCGGGCGTGGTGGTGCTCGACCGGACACCGTTCTATGCCGAGTCTGGTGGTCAGGTCGGCGACAGCGGCTATCTGCAGGTTGGCGATGCCCGCTTTGACGTGCAGGACACCAACAAGGCGGGCGCGGCGTTCCTGCACCATGGCGTGCTGGCTGCTGGCAGCCTGGCCGTGGGCGAGCAGGTCGATGCCGTGGTGGATGCCTCGGTGCGCCAGGCCACGGCCCTGAACCACTCGGCGACCCACCTGTTGCATGCGGCGCTGCGGGAAATCCTTGGCGAGCATGTCAGCCAGAAAGGCTCGTTGGTGGACAGCCAGCGCCTGCGTTTCGATTTCAGCCACTTCGAAGCCATCACTCCCGCTCAGTTGAAGGCGCTGGAGGATCGCGTCAACGCTGAGATCCGCCGCAACACGCCCGTGGAAACCGAAGAGACCGACATCGAGACCGCCAAGCGCAAGGGCGCCATGGCCCTGTTCGGCGAAAAGTACGGCGACCGGGTCCGTGTCCTGACCATGGGCGCAGGCTTTTCGGTTGAACTGTGTGGCGGTACCCATGCTGCCCGCACGGGCGATATCGGCGTGTTCAAGATCACCAGCGAAGGCGGCGTCGCGGCAGGCGTCCGTCGGTTGGAAGCGGTTACCGGTGCTGGCGCCCTGGCCTACCTGAACGGTGCCGAGGAGCAGCTCAAGGACGCCGCCACCCTGGTCAAGGGCAGCCGCGACAACCTGCTGGAGAAGCTCGGCGGCCTGCTGGAGCGCAATCGCCAGTTGGAAAAGGAACTGGAACAGTTGAAGGCCAAGGCCACCAGTGCCACGGGCGATGACCTGGTGGGTTCCGCCGTGGACGTGAAAGGCGTCAAGGTGCTGGCCGCGCGCCTGGATGGTCTGGATGGCAAGGCCTTGCTGGCCCTGGTCGACCAATTGAAGAACAAGCTGGGCAGCGCGTTGATACTGCTGGGCAGCGAGCTGGACGGCAAGGTGGTACTGGTCGCTGGTGTGACCCAGGACCTGACTGCCAAGCTCAAGGCGGGCGACCTGATGAAGCAGGCCGCTGCGGGTGTCGGCGGTAAAGGCGGCGGTCGTCCCGACATGGCCCAGGGTGGCGGCACTGAGCCGTCCCGGCTGGACGAGACCCTGGCCCAGGCCGTGGCTTTCGTCGAACAGCGCGTCTGA
- the rnd gene encoding ribonuclease D: MSQEIQWVLDDEQLARLCERWSQQPYVALDTEFMRVDTFYPIAGLLQVCDGHEVWLIDPLSISDWRAFAALLEHPGVVKVLHAGSEDLEVFLHLAGALPVPLFDTQVAAGYLNIGFSMGYSRLVHQVLDIELPKGETRSDWLQRPLSDTQVRYAAEDVQYLAELYLALSARLSADKLAWILDDGAEQVSQLRRVVDPREVYRDIKQAWRLRPQQLAVMRELAAWREREARERDVPRNRVVRENSLWPLARTQPQDLVSLARIEDMHPRTVRQDGETLLEIIRQSASLPEQDWPAALPEPLPLEVSSLLKKLRVVGQREAERLEIVPELMLRKKVLEALLKTGYPNGPYHLPDSLRGWRRELMGQALLDILERQP; the protein is encoded by the coding sequence TTGTCCCAGGAAATCCAATGGGTGCTCGACGACGAGCAACTTGCCCGGCTTTGCGAACGCTGGAGCCAGCAGCCTTATGTGGCGCTGGATACCGAGTTCATGCGGGTCGATACCTTTTATCCGATCGCCGGCCTGTTGCAGGTCTGCGATGGCCATGAAGTCTGGCTGATCGATCCGCTGTCGATCTCGGACTGGCGTGCGTTCGCCGCGCTGCTGGAGCATCCCGGCGTGGTCAAGGTGCTGCATGCCGGCAGCGAGGACCTGGAGGTCTTCCTGCACCTTGCCGGTGCCCTGCCGGTGCCGCTGTTCGATACGCAAGTGGCGGCGGGCTACCTGAATATCGGTTTCTCCATGGGTTATTCGCGCCTGGTCCACCAGGTGCTGGATATCGAGCTGCCCAAGGGCGAGACGCGTTCCGACTGGTTGCAGCGCCCGCTCAGTGATACCCAGGTGCGCTATGCCGCCGAGGACGTGCAGTACCTGGCCGAGCTTTACCTGGCCTTGAGCGCCCGTCTGTCTGCCGACAAGTTGGCCTGGATACTGGATGACGGTGCAGAACAGGTCAGCCAACTTCGCCGTGTGGTCGATCCGCGAGAGGTCTACCGCGACATCAAGCAGGCCTGGCGCTTGCGGCCGCAGCAACTGGCCGTCATGCGTGAGCTGGCGGCCTGGCGTGAGCGTGAGGCCCGTGAGCGCGATGTGCCGCGCAACCGCGTCGTGCGCGAGAACAGCCTGTGGCCGCTGGCGCGTACCCAGCCGCAGGACCTGGTCAGCCTGGCGCGTATCGAGGACATGCACCCGCGCACCGTGCGCCAGGATGGCGAGACCCTGCTGGAGATCATCCGCCAGTCGGCCTCGCTTCCCGAGCAGGACTGGCCTGCAGCCCTGCCCGAACCGCTGCCGCTGGAGGTGTCGAGCCTGCTCAAGAAGCTGCGCGTGGTCGGCCAGCGTGAGGCGGAGCGCCTGGAGATCGTGCCCGAGCTGATGTTGCGCAAGAAGGTGCTCGAAGCCCTGCTCAAGACCGGCTACCCCAACGGTCCCTACCATTTGCCCGACTCCCTGCGCGGCTGGCGTCGCGAACTGATGGGACAGGCCCTGCTGGATATTCTGGAGCGTCAGCCATGA